CTCCTTCACCGCAGGATAGCTAAAGAATACCGGTTCCACGTTGGCGTTGGTATTGCGCACGTGCTTCATGCGATCCTCCTCCTTATCCTTGCGGGTAAGCTCATGCTTTTTAATCTTGCCAGTCATATAATCCTCAACGCTGCAGCAAGCAACAAGCCCATACTGCGTCCTGCCCTCCATGGTTTGAGCATAAACGTAGTATTGCTCCTTGGCATCCTGAATGAGCCAACCTTTATCTTGCCACTTTTGGAAGTTCTCCACGGCTTTGGCATAAACTTCTGGAGCATGTTCGTCGAAACCAGGTGCAAAGTCAATTTCCGGTTTGATAATGTGCAGTAGTGATTTTTCTGTTGCTTCAGCGCGAGCCTCCTCTGAGTTCAGCACATCGTAGGGCCTGGAGGCAACCTCCGCCGCAATCTCTTTGGGCGGTCGTAGCCCTTTGAAAGGTTTTATCTTTACCATATTGTCGGTTGTTGTGAATGGTGAATGGTGAATTATGAGTTGTGAATTGTGAGTTGTGAAGTCTATTTCTTTTTGCTTTTCAAGTGTCGAATAAGACCTAAGAGTTGCTGTTTTATTTCCGCAAGAGCCTTACTCTGACTGGATATATCACTAACAAAACCAAGCCTGTTTGATATAATTAACTGTGTTTCCAGCTCTGAGGCAGAACCCAGTGCTATATACATAAAATGTATATTCTCTGCATCACTACTTCTAGCAGCGCCTTCTGCAATATTTGAAGGAATAGAAATAGATGCTCTGCGCATTTGGCTGGTTAAACCAAAAACTTCTTCTTTAGGGAAGGAAGTCGTTAACCCATAAATATCGACTACAAAATCAACACTCTGTTTCCAAACGTTCAGATCTTTGTGATCCATTAGCCAGAATATTTCATTACATCGTATTCTCTATTCACTATTCACATCTCACTACTTGTTCACCTGAAAAGTTTTATCTCCCTTTTTAATGAAGTTCACAATTTGGGTGGCAGCGGCTATGCCGGCATTGATATTTGCCTCTGCAGTTTCAGCTCCCATTTTCTTCGGGGTACTGAAATAACGTGTGCCAAGTTTCTCAACCAGCGCAGTATGGCTATCGGGCATAATATCGGTTGAATACTTTAAGTCATTCCTTTCAAGCATGGCCTTAAGCAACCCATCCTCGTCTATAACCTCCTTACGGGCTGTATTGATGAGAGTTCCCCCCTTAGGCATTTTGGAAAGTAGCTGGTAGCCAATTGACTTTTTAGTCTTATCGTTGGCCGGAATATGGAGTGATACGTAGTGACAGGTGCTATAAAGCTCTTCAACAGAGCCAACAACCTTAACGCCGTCCTTCTCCATTATCTCCTTGGCAACAAATGGATCGAAGGAATAAACCTCCATTCCAAACCCCTTGGCAATATGACCAACGAGTTTGCCCACATTTCCATAGGCATGAATACCCAATTTCTTTCCTTTAAGTTCAGAGCCAGTGCCAGATTGAAAACTATTTCGAGCCATAAAAACCATCATGCTCAGGGCAAGTTCGGCAACAGCGTTGGAGTTCTGTCCAGGAGTATTCATGGCAACAACACCCTTCTCGGTACAAGCAGCAAGATCTAGGTTGTCGTATCCGGCACCAGCACGAACCACGATCTTTAGGTTTTTGGCCGCCTCAACAACCTCTCTTGTAATTTTATCGCTTCGCACAATGATGGCATCAACTGTTTCAACAGCCTTAACTAGGTCGCTGGCACTAGTATATTTCTCCAGAAGTTCAAGTGAAAAGCCAGCATCTTCCACAATTTTACGGATACCATCCACCGCCGCTTTTGCAAAGGGTTTATCGGTGGCAACTAATACTCTTGTCATAACGATATAGCTGTTAGGTTATTATAAATTGATCATGGCTTGACCATAATAGTGGCTACCAGAAAAAAAGGGGTGAACGGCCAAAGCCATTCCACCCCTTATGCTGGTTTTAACTATTAAGCATTTGCCTTTTCAAATTCTTGCATGCAGTCAACCAATGCCTGAACACTTTCAATTGGGAGTGCATTATAGAGCGAAGCGCGGAAACCGCCCACTGAACGGTGACCTTTAATGCCAACCATTCCCTTGCTCTTTGCAAAGGTCATAAAGTCAGCCTCTTTCTCTTTATACTTATCGGTCATAACAAAGCAAACATTCATCAACGAACGATCCTCAACGGCAGCAGTTCCCTGAAACATTGGGTTACGCTCAATCTCGCTGTAAAGAAGTTTAGCTTTTGCTTGGTTACGCTCATACATTTTCTGAACTCCACCCAATGACTTCATCCAGCGTAGGGTTTCCCTAATGGCAAAAATGCCAAACACAGGAGGAGTGTTAAAAAGTGAGTTCTCCTTGATGTGGGTACGGTAGTCCAGCATCGTTGGAATCTTGCGGTCAACCTTGCCAAGAATGTCTTCGCGGATAATCACGAAAGTTACACCAGCAGGTCCAAGGTTTTTCTGAGCACCTCCGTAAATCATACCATACTTCTTAATGTCAACCGGACGGCTAAAAATATCAGAAGACATATCGGCAACAAGGGTTACCGGACATTCCATATCCTCATGTATTTCAGTTCCGTAGATGGTATTGTTGGTGGTGATATGAAAGTAGTCTACATCCTTTGGAATGGTATATCCCTTGGGGTAGTATGCATAATTTTTGTCAGCTGATGAGGCAACAGTTATCACCTCGCCAAAGAGTTGTGCTTCCTTTAGCGCTTTCTTAGCCCAGACGCCTGTTTCGAGATAGGCTGCCTTCTTGTTTAAAAGGTTGAAAGGAACCATGCAGAATTGCAAGCTGGCACCCCCACCAAGAAAGAGCACATGGTAACCTTCTGGAATATTTAGGAGCTCCTTG
This genomic stretch from Williamwhitmania sp. harbors:
- a CDS encoding NAD(P)-dependent oxidoreductase yields the protein MTRVLVATDKPFAKAAVDGIRKIVEDAGFSLELLEKYTSASDLVKAVETVDAIIVRSDKITREVVEAAKNLKIVVRAGAGYDNLDLAACTEKGVVAMNTPGQNSNAVAELALSMMVFMARNSFQSGTGSELKGKKLGIHAYGNVGKLVGHIAKGFGMEVYSFDPFVAKEIMEKDGVKVVGSVEELYSTCHYVSLHIPANDKTKKSIGYQLLSKMPKGGTLINTARKEVIDEDGLLKAMLERNDLKYSTDIMPDSHTALVEKLGTRYFSTPKKMGAETAEANINAGIAAATQIVNFIKKGDKTFQVNK
- a CDS encoding four helix bundle protein; this translates as MDHKDLNVWKQSVDFVVDIYGLTTSFPKEEVFGLTSQMRRASISIPSNIAEGAARSSDAENIHFMYIALGSASELETQLIISNRLGFVSDISSQSKALAEIKQQLLGLIRHLKSKKK
- the serC gene encoding 3-phosphoserine/phosphohydroxythreonine transaminase, whose translation is MKKHNFTAGPCILAPSVLENLSKAVLDFDGSGLSLIEVSHRDAAYDVVHNEAISLFKELLNIPEGYHVLFLGGGASLQFCMVPFNLLNKKAAYLETGVWAKKALKEAQLFGEVITVASSADKNYAYYPKGYTIPKDVDYFHITTNNTIYGTEIHEDMECPVTLVADMSSDIFSRPVDIKKYGMIYGGAQKNLGPAGVTFVIIREDILGKVDRKIPTMLDYRTHIKENSLFNTPPVFGIFAIRETLRWMKSLGGVQKMYERNQAKAKLLYSEIERNPMFQGTAAVEDRSLMNVCFVMTDKYKEKEADFMTFAKSKGMVGIKGHRSVGGFRASLYNALPIESVQALVDCMQEFEKANA